A single genomic interval of Mangifera indica cultivar Alphonso chromosome 5, CATAS_Mindica_2.1, whole genome shotgun sequence harbors:
- the LOC123215868 gene encoding auxin-responsive protein IAA32-like produces MDSNFLLNPSGLHSVYYKSKEDDGLRTLQPEAYHPSQHVVAMEGYGDFMEWPQATLQLKNPGRGFPGPIQDYDDEEAEGIQSKEKWACVKVNMDGVMVGRKICILDHGGYSSLAHKLEEMFGRNSASGLRLFQAGSEFSLSYQVREANWRPVGDVPWKEFVKSVKRLRIARN; encoded by the exons ATGGATTCCAACTTCCTTCTCAACCCTTCAGGACTCCACTCAGTTTACTATAAATCTAAGGAAGATGATGGCCTCAGAACTCTACAGCCTGAAGCCTATCATCCATCTCAACATG TGGTGGCCATGGAGGGATATGGGGACTTTATGGAATGGCCACAGGCTACTCTGCAGCTGAAGAATCCAGGCAGGGGATTTCCAGGGCCGATACAAGACTATGACGACGAGGAGGCAGAGGGAATCCAGAGCAAAGAGAAGTGGGCTTGTGTGAAGGTTAACATGGATGGAGTTATGGTGGGAAGAAAGATTTGCATTCTTGACCATGGAGGCTATTCTAGCCTGGCGCATAAATTGGAAGAAATGTTTG GGAGAAATTCTGCATCTGGACTAAGATTATTCCAGGCTGGTTCAGAATTTTCACTGTCTTATCAGGTCAGGGAAGCGAATTGGAGGCCCGTTGGTGACGTTCCCTGGAA AGAGTTTGTCAAGTCAGTGAAACGGCTGAGGATTGCCCGGAACTGA
- the LOC123215862 gene encoding receptor protein kinase-like protein ZAR1 — protein sequence MLCVFVCLVLVLCNFNGFVEPLNGEGYALLSFKQSIYEDPEGFLSNWNSSDENPCSWNGVVCKEQRVVSVSIPRKKLYGFLPSSLGSLSDLRHVNLRNNKFFGSLPTGLLELQGLQSLVLYGNSFSGPLPNDIGKLKYLQTLDLSQNFFNGSLSTSILQCKRLKTLDLSQNNFTGPLPDRFGTGLVSLEKLDLSFNNFNGSIPGNMGNLTSLQGTVDLSHNLLSGSIPASLGNLPEKVYIDLSYNNLSGPIPKSGALTNRGPTAFIGNPGLCGTPLKNPCSDTSSANSPSSYPFLPDNYPPENLGDDGGKIEKGRGLSKGAVVAIIVSDVIGICLVGLLFSYCYLKICGSDEGKDENGYGFEKGKKGKQECFGFWKDESKTLLENVEQHDLVPPDTHVAFDLDELLKASAFVLGKNRIGIVYKVVLENGLTLAVRRLGEGGSQRFKEFQREVEAIGKLRHPNIVPLRAYYWSVNEKLLIYDYIPNGSLEIALHGKPGIVPFMPLSWSVRCRIIKGIAKGLVYLHEFSPKKYVHGDLKPSNILLGRNMEPHISNFGLGCLANITGGSPTLQSNRTPADKPQERQSRSVSSEVTSTNSSSDLGTYYQAPEAGKVVNPSQKWDIYSYGVILLGMITGRTPVINVGSSEMDIVHWIQLCIEEKKALADVLDPYLVPTADKEEEEITAVLKIAMACVHSSPERRPTMRHISNALDRLATSID from the exons ATGTTGTGTGTTTTCGTATGCTTGGTGCTTGTTCTCTGCAACTTTAATGGTTTTGTTGAGCCTTTGAATGGTGAAGGCTATGCACTTTTGTCCTTTAAGCAGTCCATTTATGAGGATCCAGAAGGGTTTTTGAGTAACTGGAACTCTTCTGATGAAAACCCTTGTTCATGGAATGGTGTTGTATGTAAGGAGCAAAGAGTGGTCTCTGTTAGCATTCCAAGGAAGAAGCTTTATGgctttcttccttcttctttaggCTCTCTCTCTGATCTTCGCCATGTTAATTTAaggaataataaattttttggaaGTTTACCTACTGGGCTCCTTGAACTTCAGGGGCTACAAAGTTTGGTCCTTTATGGGAATTCTTTCTCTGGGCCTTTGCCAAATGACATTGGCAAGTTGAAGTACCTTCAAACTTTAGATTTATCACAGAATTTCTTTAATGGGTCATTGTCTACATCAATTTTGCAATGCAAGAGATTAAAAACCCTTGATCTTagtcaaaataattttactggTCCTTTGCCAGATAGGTTTGGTACTGGTTTGGTTTCACTTGAAAAACTTGATCTTTCATTCAATAACTTCAATGGTTCAATCCCTGGTAACATGGGAAATTTGACCAGTTTGCAAGGAACTGTTGATTTGTCCCATAATTTACTCAGTGGTTCAATTCCAGCCAGTTTAGGAAATCTTCCCGAAAAGGTGTATATTGATCTAAGTTATAACAATTTGAGTGGACCAATACCTAAAAGTGGTGCTCTTACTAATAGAGGACCAACTGCATTTATAGGAAATCCAGGACTCTGTGGAACGCCATTGAAGAACCCATGTTCTGACACTTCAAGTGCAAATTCACCATCCTCGTATCCCTTTTTGCCTGACAATTATCCACCGGAGAATTTGGGTGATGATGGTGGAAAGATTGAGAAAGGAAGAGGACTAAGTAAGGGTGCTGTAGTTGCCATAATAGTGAGTGATGTAATTGGAATTTGCCTTGTTGGGTTATTGTTCTCATACTGTTATCTAAAGATTTGTGGTTCTGACGAGGGTAAGGATGAGAATGGTTATGGTtttgagaaaggaaaaaagggAAAGCAAGAGTGTTTTGGCTTTTGGAAAGATGAATCTAAGACTCTATTAGAGAATGTGGAGCAGCATGATCTTGTGCCACCAGATACACATGTGGCTTTCGATTTGGATGAACTGCTTAAGGCCTCAGCTTTTGTTCTTGGAAAGAACAGAATCGGGATTGTCTACAAAGTTGTTCTTGAAAATGGACTAACCTTAGCTGTGAGAAGATTGGGTGAAGGTGGATCTCAAAGGTTCAAGGAATTCCAAAGAGAAGTTGAAGCAATTGGAAAGCTAAGGCATCCTAATATTGTACCCCTCAGAGCTTATTACTGGTCAGTCAACGAGAAGCTCCTTATCTATGATTACATACCTAATGGAAGCCTTGAAATTGCGCTTCATG GGAAGCCGGGAATTGTTCCGTTCATGCCATTATCTTGGTCAGTTCGGTGTAGAATCATAAAAGGGATTGCAAAAGGCTTGGTTTATCTTCATGAATTTAGTCCCAAAAAGTATGTCCATGGAGATTTGAAGCCAAGTAATATTCTGCTTGGCCGGAACATGGAACCACACATATCCAACTTTGGACTTGGATGCCTCGCTAATATTACTGGTGGTTCTCCAACTCTGCAATCTAATCGAACTCCTGCAGATAAACCTCAAGAAAGACAGTCAAGGAGTGTATCTTCAGAAGTTACTTCAACGAATTCATCAAGTGACTTGGGTACTTATTATCAGGCCCCTGAAGCAGGCAAAGTGGTGAACCCATCACAGAAATGGGATATCTACTCCTATGGGGTAATTTTACTAGGAATGATTACCGGAAGAACACCGGTTATTAATGTGGGATCTTCAGAAATGGATATTGTCCACTGGATTCAGCTCTGCATTGAAGAGAAAAAGGCACTTGCAGATGTTTTAGACCCATATTTAGTACCCACTGCcgacaaagaagaagaggagatcACTGCAGTTCTAAAGATTGCAATGGCTTGTGTTCATAGCAGCCCGGAACGGAGACCTACAATGCGACATATCTCCAATGCTTTGGACAGATTGGCTACTTCCATTGACTAA